A window of Zingiber officinale cultivar Zhangliang chromosome 5A, Zo_v1.1, whole genome shotgun sequence contains these coding sequences:
- the LOC121983345 gene encoding GEM-like protein 5, with amino-acid sequence MEKDAKVVDVDAAEQAKWGTRQMRPPAAPAAHPENQRAALWTLRGDDKRPPYVLDFEPVSRLAGSPMESILDCFNSWAKKAEDLAHNIWHNLKAAPSMTEAAMWKLSLSAKAFTEGGFESLYRRAFHTDPNERLKKTFACYLSTAAGPVAGTLYISTANVAFCSDRPLSFRAPSGQETWSYYKVMIPLGKIANVSPTTSGGNPEQKFIHVVTVDGHEFWFMGFVNFEKAAGHLLKAVVDYAAAATAGGAQQPGIAQSVGV; translated from the exons ATGGAGAAGGACGCCAAGGTAGTAGACGTTGACGCCGCAGAGCAGGCCAAGTGGGGGACCAGGCAGATGCGCCCGCCGGCGGCGCCTGCGGCGCACCCGGAGAACCAGAGAGCCGCACTGTGGACGCTGCGAGGCGACGACAAGCGTCCCCCCTACGTGCTCGACTTCGAGCCGGTGAGCCGGCTGGCCGGCAGCCCCATGGAGAGCATCCTCGACTGCTTCAATTCCTGGGCCAAGAAGGCCGAGGACCTCGCGCACAACATCTGGCACAACT TGAAGGCGGCGCCTTCGATGACAGAGGCGGCGATGTGGAAGCTCAGCCTCTCCGCGAAAGCCTTCACTGAGGGTGGATTCGAGTCGCTGTACCGGCGGGCCTTCCACACCGACCCCAACGAACGGCTCAAAAAAACCTTCGCCTGCTACCTCTCCACCGCCGCCGGGCCCGTCGCCGGGACCCTGTACATCTCCACTGCCAACGTCGCCTTCTGCAGTGACCGGCCCCTGTCCTTCCGGGCGCCTTCCGGTCAGGAAACCTGGAGCTACTACAAG GTGATGATCCCGCTGGGGAAGATAGCGAACGTGAGTCCGACGACGTCGGGCGGGAACCCGGAGCAGAAGTTCATACACGTAGTGACGGTGGATGGGCACGAGTTCTGGTTCATGGGCTTCGTCAACTTCGAGAAGGCGGCGGGGCATCTGCTGAAAGCGGTGGTGGACTACGCGGCGGCGGCGACGGCGGGTGGAGCTCAGCAGCCTGGGATCGCGCAGAGCGTCGGCGTTTAG